A segment of the Malaclemys terrapin pileata isolate rMalTer1 chromosome 1, rMalTer1.hap1, whole genome shotgun sequence genome:
TTGCTCCTGGAAATTTAATCAATAAATGCATTTAGAAAGATTTTATTCTCTGGCTCGATTGTGGATGCAGGAATTCAGAGCTGCATTGCTTTGTGGAAACAGATCCCATAAGGCATATTTATAtttcctgattggctgagggCTCCAGCATGACTTCCATGTAGATACCCCTGAGAGTTAGAGGGCTACCTGCATTCCTGTCCCCGCTCTGGTTTCTGAGTGTCAGATATCAGGCCTCGTAGCCTTCTCTCTCATGGAGTGAAATTCCATGATCCTCCCACCGTCAGATGGGGCCCTGGCTCCAGTACACTGTGGGTCAACCGTACTTGCCGAGCAGGTCCACATAGGTCCAGCGAATATGGTTGACAGGTGTGTACTAAAGTACAGATATGTAGATGTTATGCCAAAACTATTCATTTTAATACAAATGTTACTAACCAAGCTTTCATGACATGTATGTATGTCGAAAGCAAGCAGCAGAGTTGTTGGAATCTCTACAGGAAGGAGCAGTGGTAACTTTACTGCTAAATGGCTTTTGCTTTGGAAAGTATTTCAGAAGTACTCCAAATATTATTAGCAATGTTTGTTCCATTAACTGTTTGTTCAGTGAAAAGTTGTATGATACTGTCTCCTGGAAACTGACCAGAAGCTGTTTCTAACACTTACATACAGGGTCGTGTACTCAATAACTCTGCAATACCTATGCAAGACTTTCCAAAAAGTTTTGAGAGACCACAACCGCGGGTCAGTGTTTCAGCAAAGAATAGAGCTGAAGTGCAGGAAAGGGGAGTGTTATAGTGGTTGTAAGTAATTTACACCCATCACCTGTTACACGAGCATGGCTGAAGTAACTTTCACACTCCACTGGATATTAGTGCAATACCAGTGTTTGCACTATTTACCCATTTGTGACGCcaatccctcccccgcccaggtGAAGTAACTGTCTGTGTTAGCCTGTAACTTGCCAGATATCTACAGACCCTTGCATGTGGAGAGGATGCAGGTCCTGTGAGGATGAAGAGAAGCCTGTAGGATGATTGAACTCTTTGGATTCAGTCAACCCTGGGCAGGCAAAGTACATCAGCTTCTCTTGGAGGGATTCTTGGGTTTCAGAATTTATCACTGGGTGCATTTGGTAAGGGAAAGTTAATAGTCTGGTTCTAAATGAATTTACACGTGTAAATCTGTAGTGATGCTGTTCAAGTCACTGTTATGAATTAAGAACCTGTCCCTAAGAATTTATCCCATTTGCTGGAAAGAGGCAGTGGCATAATATGGGCTCTCAGGAGtggagaaaaaaatacataaaatgaggCAATGAAACACATTTATAAATAGCTTGAATGCAGGACAGATTAATGCAATGATCATTTTCACCGTGTACTTGCCAATGGGACACACTCACAAGTGGAGGGCCTGAAATGGTGTCCAAGGGAAGGTCACAATTATAAAATCACACAGTGATCAAGTAGGCTGAGGAACTCCCAGCCACAAGATATCTATGGgaccaagagcttagcaggattcaaagagggactgtATGTTTATATGGATAACTAGACAATTCAAATACATCagtgaggatttaaaaaaaaggcttgGAATGGCTCTAAAccttccagatttacaccacaaCATATGTCTAACTAGTGGGTGTCAGGGGGAAACTTTCCCTTGGAGAATGTTATCTCATAGCTGCCAATTGCAgggcttcttccaccttcctgtgaagcatctggaactggccattgaatacagggctagatggactgtaGGTATGATACAGTCTGGGAGTGCCTATCTTCCTATCAATGGTGTAAATCCAAGGGTATGTTTTTGCTGATCTACCTTGAGCTCCTGGGAGTCTCTAGACTTACACTGAGAGCAGAAAGATGTATTGTTAAATATCATctagtctcctgttctttttcctttcaggaaggaAAGCTCAAAACTCTTCTGACCAGCCTGGTACATTATGTCATCTGCCAATGACACCAAATTCAACTTtgcagtgttccttctcaccGGGATACCTGGGCTTGAAGATGTCCATCTCTGGATCTCTATCCCCTTCTGCTTCATGTATGTTATTTCGatagtaggaaattcagtcattctgttcattataaaaacagacccaagcctccatgagcccatgtacattttcctttccatgttggccaTCACAGATTTTGGCATATCGATAACCACCATACCGACGATACTGGGCATATACATGTTTAACTGTAGGGAGATCAGCCTCAATGCCTGTTTTGCCCAACTGTTCTTCATCCACTCGCTTCAATGCATTGAATCCTCTGTACTCTTGctgatggcctttgaccgcttcatcgcaatctgtaacccactgagaTATGCTTCCATCTTAACCCTGCCGAGAATAGCCGAGATGGGATTGGTCTTTCTGCTAAGAGGGATGGCTATAATAGtcccactcccctttctcctgaaaCGGTTCCAGTACTGTCAAGCtaatgtcctctcccattcctactgcctgCACCAGGAGGTCATGAAGATGGCTTGTTCGGATATCACAGTCAGCAGCATCTGTGGTTTGTTTACTAATCTTTTAACAATGGGGTTGGACTCACTGCTCATCTTAGTCTCTTATGTGATGATCatcaaaacagtgctgagcatTGCATCTCATGCGGAGTGCC
Coding sequences within it:
- the LOC128832625 gene encoding olfactory receptor 51G2-like, which gives rise to MSSANDTKFNFAVFLLTGIPGLEDVHLWISIPFCFMYVISIVGNSVILFIIKTDPSLHEPMYIFLSMLAITDFGISITTIPTILGIYMFNCREISLNACFAQLFFIHSLQCIESSVLLLMAFDRFIAICNPLRYASILTLPRIAEMGLVFLLRGMAIIVPLPFLLKRFQYCQANVLSHSYCLHQEVMKMACSDITVSSICGLFTNLLTMGLDSLLILVSYVMIIKTVLSIASHAECLRALNTCISHVCAVLLFYTPEIGLSVIHRFGKGSFPLLQILLGYISLLVPPLINPIVYSVKSKHLRVRIIRLFVK